In the genome of Hymenobacter taeanensis, one region contains:
- a CDS encoding 50S ribosomal protein L25/general stress protein Ctc, giving the protein MKSLEIVGFKRANLGKKDAKALRLDSYVPCVLYGGTEQIHFSSPAILFRELLYTPEVHIVELNIEGDIRRAIVQDAQFHPVNEMLLHVDFLELQDGKEVKMDVPVKFVGVSPGVLAGGKLVSKLRKLKVKATPENLPDSVEVNISDLELGKSVKVNKVEPKGYTILTNSLAPIATVTIPRALKGQMQADK; this is encoded by the coding sequence ATGAAAAGCCTCGAGATTGTAGGGTTTAAAAGAGCGAATCTCGGTAAGAAGGACGCCAAGGCGCTGCGCCTGGATTCGTACGTTCCTTGCGTACTGTACGGCGGCACTGAGCAGATTCACTTCTCCTCGCCAGCTATCCTCTTCCGCGAACTGTTGTACACTCCTGAAGTTCACATCGTTGAACTGAACATCGAAGGCGACATCCGTCGCGCTATCGTGCAGGACGCTCAGTTCCACCCCGTAAACGAAATGCTGTTGCACGTTGACTTCCTGGAGCTGCAGGATGGCAAAGAAGTGAAAATGGACGTTCCCGTTAAGTTCGTTGGCGTTTCGCCCGGCGTTCTGGCTGGTGGCAAGCTGGTTAGCAAGCTGCGTAAGCTGAAAGTGAAGGCTACTCCTGAGAACCTGCCCGATTCCGTAGAAGTAAACATCTCGGACCTGGAGCTAGGTAAATCAGTGAAGGTGAACAAGGTTGAGCCTAAAGGTTACACCATCCTCACCAACTCGTTGGCTCCTATCGCCACCGTAACCATCCCACGTGCTCTGAAAGGCCAGATGCAGGCCGACAAATAA
- the metG gene encoding methionine--tRNA ligase, which yields MSSLPQRYTVTAALPYANGPVHIGHLAGVYLPADIYVRYLRAQQRDVKFICGSDEHGVPITIRAQKEGVTPQQVVDKYHAIIRDSFQDFGVSFDIYSRTSSKTHSEVASGFFKKLYEDGKFIEQTSQQYYDEKADQFLADRYIVGTCPNCGNENAYGDQCEKCGSSLSPTELINPRSMLSGNQPVLRETKHWYLPLDQYEPWLREWIVEGHKQDWKTNVYGQCKSWIDQGLHPRAVTRDLDWGVPVPVPGAEGKVLYVWFDAPIGYISATKDLLPDTWETYWKDQGTKLVHFIGKDNIVFHCIIFPAMLKAHGDYILPDNVPANEFLNLEGDKISTSRNWAVWLHEYMQDFPGQADVLRYVLCANAPETKDNDFTWKDFQARNNNELVANLGNFVNRALVLTHKFFEGKVPAAVGFTTEDEDVLAQLREFPQRVGDLIEAYRFRDALNELMNLTRLGNKYLADTEPWKLIKSDEARTGTVLHVALQLAASLVTLMEPFLPYSAEKLGHMLNLEKGTWQAAGRPDALSAGHQLGEAALLFTKIEDSTVEAQVQKLLDTKKANELAAAVAAPAKDDVSFEQFQTMDLRIGTIVAAEKVAKTKKLLKLSVDLGFDEPRTIVSGIAEHFLPEALIGQQVQVLLNLAPREIKGIQSQGMLLMAENADGVLSLMQPSSPVRPGSGVA from the coding sequence ATGTCCAGCCTACCCCAACGCTATACCGTTACGGCCGCTTTGCCGTATGCCAACGGCCCCGTACACATCGGCCACCTGGCCGGCGTATACCTGCCCGCCGATATTTATGTGCGCTACCTGCGCGCCCAACAGCGCGACGTAAAATTCATCTGTGGCTCCGATGAGCATGGGGTGCCCATCACCATCCGGGCCCAGAAAGAGGGCGTTACGCCTCAGCAAGTAGTAGATAAGTACCACGCCATCATCCGCGACTCATTCCAGGATTTCGGGGTGTCGTTTGACATCTACTCCCGCACTTCCTCCAAAACGCACAGTGAGGTGGCCAGCGGCTTCTTCAAAAAGCTGTACGAAGATGGCAAATTCATTGAGCAGACCTCGCAGCAGTACTATGATGAGAAGGCCGACCAGTTCTTGGCCGACCGCTACATTGTGGGTACTTGCCCCAACTGCGGCAACGAGAATGCCTACGGCGACCAGTGCGAGAAGTGCGGTTCCTCGCTGAGCCCCACCGAGCTCATCAACCCGCGCTCCATGCTCTCCGGCAACCAGCCCGTGCTGCGCGAAACCAAGCACTGGTACCTGCCTCTCGATCAGTATGAGCCCTGGCTGCGCGAGTGGATTGTGGAAGGCCACAAGCAGGACTGGAAAACTAACGTGTACGGCCAGTGCAAGAGCTGGATTGACCAGGGCCTGCACCCCCGTGCCGTAACCCGCGACCTGGATTGGGGCGTGCCCGTGCCGGTGCCCGGTGCCGAAGGCAAAGTGCTCTATGTGTGGTTTGATGCGCCCATTGGCTACATCTCGGCCACCAAAGACCTGCTGCCCGACACCTGGGAAACCTACTGGAAAGACCAGGGCACCAAGCTGGTGCACTTTATCGGCAAAGACAACATCGTGTTCCACTGCATCATCTTCCCGGCGATGCTCAAGGCCCACGGCGACTACATCCTGCCCGATAACGTGCCCGCCAACGAGTTCCTAAACCTGGAGGGCGACAAAATCAGCACCAGCCGGAACTGGGCCGTGTGGCTGCACGAGTACATGCAGGATTTCCCCGGCCAGGCCGATGTGCTGCGCTACGTGCTCTGCGCCAACGCCCCCGAAACTAAAGACAACGACTTCACCTGGAAGGATTTTCAGGCCCGCAACAACAACGAGCTGGTAGCCAACCTGGGCAACTTTGTGAACCGGGCCCTGGTGCTCACGCACAAGTTCTTCGAGGGGAAAGTGCCCGCTGCCGTGGGCTTCACCACTGAGGATGAGGACGTGCTGGCCCAGCTCCGCGAATTTCCGCAGCGCGTTGGTGACCTGATAGAGGCCTACCGCTTCCGCGATGCGCTGAATGAGCTGATGAACCTAACCCGCCTTGGCAACAAGTACCTCGCCGACACGGAGCCCTGGAAGCTCATCAAATCGGATGAGGCGCGCACCGGCACCGTCCTGCACGTGGCTCTGCAGCTCGCCGCTAGCCTCGTGACGCTCATGGAGCCCTTCTTGCCCTATTCGGCTGAGAAGCTAGGCCACATGCTGAACCTCGAGAAAGGCACCTGGCAGGCCGCTGGTCGCCCCGACGCCCTATCGGCTGGCCATCAGTTGGGAGAAGCCGCGTTGCTCTTCACCAAAATCGAAGACAGCACCGTGGAAGCTCAGGTGCAAAAGCTCCTCGATACGAAGAAAGCCAACGAGTTGGCCGCCGCCGTAGCTGCCCCCGCCAAGGATGACGTCAGCTTCGAGCAGTTCCAGACCATGGACCTGCGCATCGGCACCATTGTGGCCGCCGAGAAGGTGGCTAAGACCAAAAAGCTTCTCAAGCTGAGCGTAGACCTGGGCTTCGATGAGCCCCGCACCATCGTGTCGGGCATAGCTGAGCACTTCCTGCCCGAGGCCCTTATAGGCCAGCAGGTGCAGGTGCTGCTTAACCTCGCACCCCGCGAAATCAAAGGCATCCAAAGCCAGGGCATGCTCCTGATGGCCGAAAACGCTGATGGGGTGCTCAGCCTCATGCAGCCCAGCAGCCCCGTGCGCCCGGGTTCCGGAGTGGCCTAG
- a CDS encoding ribose-phosphate pyrophosphokinase, which produces MSQQVKIFAGNASRELGEQIAAAYGTPLGDLSIQRFADTELGPSFNESVRGCAVFLIQSTNPPAENLMELMLMVDAAKRASAYKVNIVMPYMGYARQDRKDKPRVSIGAKVVANIVQSVGTDRLMTCDLHAGQIQGFFDIPVDHLDGATVTAPYIKSLNLDNLIFASPDVGGVVRTRAFAKKFGAEIVVCDKMRLRANEIASMQVIGDVAGMNVVLVDDIVDTAGTICKAAELLMERGAKSVRAVITHGVLSGPAHERIRNSALEELVITDTLPLKEENHKIKVISVAGLFAQAIRNVVTHESISSLFI; this is translated from the coding sequence ATGTCACAGCAGGTAAAAATATTCGCGGGCAATGCATCCCGCGAACTGGGTGAACAGATTGCCGCCGCCTATGGTACGCCCCTCGGCGACCTGAGCATCCAGCGCTTCGCCGATACGGAGCTTGGCCCCAGTTTCAACGAGAGCGTGCGCGGCTGCGCGGTATTCCTGATTCAGAGCACCAACCCCCCGGCCGAAAACCTGATGGAGCTGATGCTGATGGTAGATGCTGCCAAGCGCGCCTCAGCCTACAAGGTGAACATTGTGATGCCCTACATGGGCTATGCCCGCCAAGACCGCAAAGACAAACCGCGCGTGAGCATTGGGGCCAAAGTGGTAGCGAACATTGTGCAGAGCGTTGGCACCGACCGCCTCATGACCTGCGACCTGCACGCGGGTCAGATCCAGGGTTTCTTTGATATTCCGGTAGACCATCTGGATGGCGCCACCGTGACGGCGCCTTACATCAAGTCATTGAACCTCGACAACCTCATCTTCGCCTCTCCCGACGTGGGCGGTGTAGTACGCACCCGCGCCTTCGCCAAGAAGTTTGGAGCTGAGATTGTGGTCTGCGACAAAATGCGCCTGCGGGCCAACGAGATTGCCTCTATGCAGGTGATTGGTGACGTAGCCGGTATGAACGTGGTGCTGGTGGATGACATCGTGGATACGGCCGGCACTATCTGTAAAGCCGCGGAGCTGCTGATGGAGCGTGGCGCAAAGTCTGTACGGGCGGTTATCACCCACGGCGTGCTGAGCGGGCCCGCCCACGAGCGGATCCGTAATTCAGCCCTAGAAGAGTTGGTTATTACCGACACTCTCCCCCTGAAAGAGGAAAACCATAAGATTAAGGTTATCTCGGTGGCTGGTCTCTTTGCGCAGGCCATCCGCAATGTAGTAACCCACGAGTCTATCAGCTCGCTGTTTATCTAG
- the pth gene encoding aminoacyl-tRNA hydrolase → MKFLVLCLGNIGPEYADTRHNVGFMVGDYLARKHEAAPWTLGRHAFTTEIKHKGHTFVLVKPTTYMNLSGKAAAHWLSTLKLTKEQMLVVTDDLALPFGKLRLKGKGSAGGQNGLKHIQETIGSDEYARLRFGIDSSFSKGRQVDYVLSPFSADEKIDLDGRLEKAAEAVLLFGTVGLERAMNVVNVK, encoded by the coding sequence ATGAAGTTTCTAGTTCTGTGCCTGGGCAACATTGGGCCGGAGTACGCTGATACGCGGCATAACGTAGGCTTTATGGTGGGCGACTACCTGGCCAGGAAGCACGAGGCGGCACCCTGGACGCTGGGTCGCCATGCCTTCACCACTGAAATCAAGCATAAGGGCCACACATTTGTACTGGTGAAGCCTACTACCTACATGAACCTGAGTGGCAAGGCCGCCGCTCATTGGCTCAGCACCCTCAAGCTCACCAAAGAGCAGATGCTGGTGGTGACGGACGACCTGGCCCTCCCCTTTGGTAAGCTGCGCCTGAAAGGTAAAGGTTCGGCGGGTGGGCAAAATGGCCTGAAGCACATTCAGGAAACGATTGGGTCCGACGAATACGCCCGCCTACGCTTCGGCATTGACTCCAGCTTTAGCAAAGGGCGGCAGGTTGACTACGTACTCAGCCCCTTTTCAGCAGATGAGAAGATTGATCTGGATGGCCGTCTGGAAAAGGCTGCGGAAGCGGTGCTGCTGTTCGGTACGGTAGGCCTAGAACGCGCCATGAACGTGGTGAATGTGAAGTAA
- a CDS encoding sigma-54-dependent transcriptional regulator codes for MPSGTLLIIDDEVTLRQATSRILELEGYTVLQALDARRGLETLRQYAEDVLVVLSDVKLPDGYGLDLLPRYKQAAPLAEVILLTAYGTIPDGVRAMKEGAFDYLTKGDSDDQLVVVVDRAAEKARLQRRVNDLEKKVGLQYSFESMIGHSAALEQAKKLAQRAAPTDSTVLLEGPTGSGKELFAQAIHQASARRSKPFVAVNCSAFPKDLLESELFGYRKGAFTGALTDKKGLLEEANGGTLFLDEIGELELNVQAKFLRVLESQQFTKLGDTKPTSANVRLVAATNRNLRQEAELGHFRPDLYYRLSVFTVPVPGLNERREDVDVLANYFLQFFAAKLRRRLRGLEPEALDQLRRHDWRGNVRELKNVLERAAILADGDTLTTDDLPAEFHHFAPEPTADEATDRTLRTMEKRQIRLVLQETGGNKMEAARQLGIGTKTLYRKIQEYGL; via the coding sequence ATGCCCAGTGGCACCCTGCTCATCATCGACGACGAAGTAACGCTTCGCCAGGCCACCAGCCGCATACTGGAATTAGAGGGCTACACGGTGCTACAAGCCCTTGATGCTCGTAGAGGCCTAGAGACGCTGCGGCAGTACGCGGAGGATGTCTTGGTGGTGTTGTCAGATGTGAAGTTGCCCGATGGCTATGGCCTCGACCTGTTGCCCCGCTACAAGCAGGCCGCGCCGCTGGCGGAAGTTATTCTGTTGACTGCTTACGGCACCATCCCCGACGGCGTGCGGGCTATGAAAGAGGGTGCCTTCGACTATCTGACCAAGGGTGATTCCGACGACCAGCTGGTGGTAGTGGTAGATAGGGCCGCGGAGAAGGCTCGGCTGCAGCGGCGCGTGAACGATTTGGAGAAAAAAGTGGGCTTGCAGTACAGCTTCGAGAGCATGATAGGTCACTCGGCAGCGCTGGAGCAGGCTAAGAAGCTGGCCCAGCGCGCCGCTCCCACCGATTCTACGGTGCTACTAGAGGGACCTACGGGCTCAGGGAAAGAGCTGTTTGCCCAGGCTATTCACCAGGCCAGTGCCCGCCGCAGCAAGCCCTTTGTGGCCGTGAACTGCTCAGCCTTCCCGAAGGATTTACTGGAGTCGGAGCTGTTTGGCTACCGTAAGGGGGCCTTTACGGGGGCGCTGACCGATAAGAAGGGCCTACTGGAAGAAGCCAACGGCGGCACCTTGTTTCTGGATGAAATTGGGGAGTTGGAGCTAAACGTGCAGGCCAAGTTCCTGCGAGTGCTCGAAAGTCAGCAGTTCACCAAGCTCGGCGACACTAAGCCTACCAGCGCGAACGTGCGCTTGGTGGCTGCCACCAACCGCAACCTGCGCCAGGAGGCCGAACTAGGTCACTTCCGCCCCGATTTATACTATCGTCTCTCCGTATTCACGGTGCCGGTACCGGGCCTGAATGAGCGCCGCGAGGACGTGGACGTGCTGGCAAATTATTTCTTGCAGTTCTTTGCGGCCAAGCTGCGTCGCCGCCTACGGGGCCTAGAGCCCGAAGCACTGGACCAACTGCGCCGCCACGACTGGCGCGGCAACGTGCGGGAGCTGAAGAACGTGCTGGAGCGCGCCGCCATCCTCGCCGACGGCGACACCCTCACCACCGACGACCTACCCGCCGAATTTCACCACTTCGCCCCAGAACCCACCGCCGACGAAGCCACTGACCGCACCTTGCGCACGATGGAGAAGCGGCAGATCCGGCTGGTATTGCAGGAAACCGGAGGCAACAAGATGGAGGCTGCCCGCCAGCTTGGTATTGGCACCAAAACACTCTACCGTAAAATTCAGGAATACGGGCTGTAA